The genomic interval TTATTTAGTGCGCTAATAGCCGCATTCTGAAAATACTCTTCAACTAATTTCTGTTGCCTGCCATTTTTTAAAGTATATACCCTGAGTTCATAAAATTGCCGTTCCGCGTTTTGTGGATTCTGCGTTTGTTTGGCTTCAATGGTAGAGGCTGGAAGAATGCCTGCTACGGCACCAGTTAACATGGATGATTTTACAAAATTACGTCGTTTCATGGACAGCAGATAAAATAATTGGATAAATGAACAGGCTAAATTACTACTATAAATCTAATTCAGAATATGAAAAAATACTTAGCTTAAAAAAATCCTGTATTTAATTTAATACTAGGTAGAAATACCCAAACGTAAATCATTTTAGCTTGTTTTTGTATTCACATTTTCTCCTTTAAAGTTCAGTAAACAGCAAGTAATCACTGTTAACCTTAGCTTTTCTTTTTCAGTATATAGCCAGGCAAACATTCCGCTTATGCCTACTGATGAAATATGTATCGCTGTCTTCGATCTGAATGGAACTTTGTACACCAAAAAATCGAAAGATGAATTCTTTAAGTTTATCTGCTCCAAGAAACTAAGCAAAGCCAGATATATTTTCCAGATGGCGTATTATCAGCTGCGGTTAAAGCTGCATACCCTTTCGCAAACGGAGTTTAAAGAGAATTTCTTCAACTATCTGGATAAAATTCCTCCTAAGCAAGTGACTGTGTTTGCGAAAGAATATTGGGCAAAAGAGTATCCTGGGGAGTTTAATAAGAAACTTATCGACCGGCTGGAGGCGCTGCGTAAGAAAGGCATCAAAATATATTGTGCAACTGGTGCGCTGGAACTTTATGTAAAACCCCTGTTTGAGTTGTATCCGGTAGATGGCTTAGTGGGCACACAAGTAGAATATGTGAATGATACATATTTAGTGAAAGGAGAAGCCTGTAAAGGAGAAGAAAAAATCAGGCGGTTAGAGCAACAATTGAAAGGAAAACCGTACAAAATTGTAGAAGCATATTCTGACAGCAAAGAGCCAATTCTGGATAAAGCGCAAAAAGCTTTTCTGGTAAAAGATGGAAAGATTATACCTTACTCATCCAGTGATTGATTCAGTAGCTAATGGCTAAAAATGGCATTTGAAGATTC from Rhodocytophaga rosea carries:
- a CDS encoding HAD-IB family phosphatase is translated as MPTDEICIAVFDLNGTLYTKKSKDEFFKFICSKKLSKARYIFQMAYYQLRLKLHTLSQTEFKENFFNYLDKIPPKQVTVFAKEYWAKEYPGEFNKKLIDRLEALRKKGIKIYCATGALELYVKPLFELYPVDGLVGTQVEYVNDTYLVKGEACKGEEKIRRLEQQLKGKPYKIVEAYSDSKEPILDKAQKAFLVKDGKIIPYSSSD